The following are from one region of the Pocillopora verrucosa isolate sample1 chromosome 3, ASM3666991v2, whole genome shotgun sequence genome:
- the LOC131786493 gene encoding E3 ubiquitin-protein ligase rfwd3.L-like, translating to MAFNNRGDGLLLTASMDKTVRVTSMLSNAVVQTYNTPVPAWSCAWNKDDTNFIYCGLQNGTCLIFDIRNTETYLKSIQNTTGGSCPVIALAHVSSDPHSALRPGGILVCKLEGASFWEKTPGADFVPHCLTLPEGSCTSLSFEPSTRHCLFSFRPSKKFPQTRHLTLIWNGSNGNQLQKLPNQGKEILDVLPWHAQPMTVRVIS from the exons ATGGCATTTAACAACAGAGGTGATGGTTTATTGTTGACAGCAAGCATGGACAAGACTGTCAGGGTCACCAGTATGCTGAGCAATGCTGTTGTACAGAC TTACAATACACCAGTTCCTGCCTGGTCATGTGCTTGGAATAAAGATGACACCAATTTCATCTACTGCGGGCTACAGAATGGCACTTGTCTTATTTTCGACATAAGAAACACTGAAACTTACCTGAAGAGTATTCAGAATACAACAGGGGGTTCCTGTCCTGTCATTGCCTTGGCTCATGTGTCATCAGACCCTCACAGTGCCCTGAG ACCTGGTGGAATTCTTGTTTGTAAACTTGAAGGAGCTTCTTTCTGGGAAAAAACACCTGGAGctgattttgttcctcattGCCTAACACTTCCTGAAG GGTCTTGCACCAGTTTATCCTTTGAGCCATCAACTCgtcattgtttgttttcctttcgcCCCTCCAAGAAATTCCCTCAAACAAGACATTTG ACTTTGATATGGAATGGCAGCAATGGAAACCAGCTGCAGAAACTACCCAACCAAGGAAAAGAGATCTTAGATGTTCTCCCCTGGCATGctcaaccaatgacagtgcgCGTTATATCctaa